Proteins encoded by one window of Sediminicoccus rosea:
- a CDS encoding polysaccharide deacetylase family protein has product MKLPAHHRYAHSAIPNRPVYDWPGGRRLALLVVNNIEHFAFRAGLGSDSTSLSPVQNQRSYAWRDYGNRVGLWNMLETLDELGIPAAHNINSAALEACPEIGPALRARGDEFIGHGRSNSERQDILWEEDERRLIEESRDVLARHAGVAPKGWLGPYIAQSSVTPDLLQEAGFTYVMDWPADDQPFWMKTRAGKILSVPYSVELNDSPALIARQHSAREFAEMITDQFDEMLRLSEKRPLVCSIVLHPFILGQPHRLRPLRQALRHVMAHQDKLWVTRPGELAEYVAGLPAGIIPGSEA; this is encoded by the coding sequence ATGAAACTCCCGGCTCATCACCGCTACGCGCACAGCGCGATCCCGAACCGCCCGGTCTATGACTGGCCCGGCGGCAGGCGCCTCGCGCTGCTCGTCGTCAACAACATCGAGCATTTCGCCTTCCGCGCCGGCCTCGGCTCGGACAGCACGAGCCTCAGCCCGGTGCAGAACCAGCGCAGCTATGCCTGGCGCGATTACGGCAACCGCGTCGGCCTCTGGAACATGCTGGAGACGCTGGATGAGCTGGGGATCCCTGCCGCGCACAACATCAATTCCGCGGCGCTGGAGGCTTGCCCCGAGATCGGCCCCGCCCTGCGGGCGCGGGGCGACGAGTTCATCGGCCATGGCCGCAGCAATTCCGAACGGCAGGACATCCTCTGGGAGGAGGATGAGCGCCGGCTGATCGAGGAAAGCCGCGACGTGCTGGCGCGCCATGCGGGTGTGGCGCCCAAGGGCTGGCTCGGCCCCTATATCGCGCAGAGCAGCGTGACGCCCGACCTGCTGCAGGAGGCGGGCTTCACCTACGTTATGGACTGGCCGGCGGATGACCAGCCCTTCTGGATGAAGACGCGTGCGGGGAAGATTCTCTCCGTGCCCTATTCGGTGGAGCTGAATGACAGCCCGGCGCTGATCGCCCGCCAGCACAGCGCGCGCGAATTCGCCGAGATGATCACCGACCAGTTCGACGAGATGCTGCGCCTCTCGGAAAAGCGCCCGCTGGTGTGCAGCATCGTGCTGCACCCCTTCATCCTGGGCCAGCCGCACCGGCTGCGCCCGCTGCGCCAGGCGCTCCGGCATGTGATGGCGCATCAGGACAAGCTTTGGGTGACGCGGCCGGGCGAGCTGGCGGAATATGTGGCCGGCCTGCCGGCGGGCATCATCCCCGGTTCGGAGGCGTGA
- a CDS encoding polysaccharide deacetylase family protein has protein sequence MRDFEGYGRNPPDPRWPNGAKLALNFVINHEEGGEESFPDGDPRSENALTEGSTAPVKGRDLAAESMFQYGSRVGFWRLHRLFTERGLPCTVFAVARALERTPQAAAAMREAGWDVDGHGLRWEMHIGMEEAEERARIAEATAIITRMIGTPPLGWYTRYAPSLHTRRLLAEAGYLYDSDAYDDELPYWRDLRGTPRLILPYNLAHNDVRFQRTALTTGEEFFQYIKGAVELLLTEPKGRMLSVGLHNRIIAHPGRAAGLAKLLDWVATQPQVWVCRRGDIARHWIAHHAP, from the coding sequence ATGCGCGATTTCGAGGGCTATGGCCGCAACCCGCCCGACCCGCGCTGGCCCAACGGCGCCAAGCTCGCGCTCAACTTCGTCATCAACCATGAGGAGGGCGGCGAGGAGAGCTTCCCGGATGGCGACCCGCGCAGCGAGAACGCGCTGACCGAGGGCAGCACGGCGCCGGTGAAGGGCCGCGACCTCGCGGCCGAGAGCATGTTCCAATATGGCAGCCGCGTCGGCTTCTGGCGGCTGCATCGCCTCTTCACCGAGCGCGGCCTGCCCTGCACCGTCTTCGCCGTGGCGCGCGCGCTGGAGCGCACGCCGCAGGCGGCGGCCGCCATGCGCGAGGCCGGCTGGGACGTGGATGGCCACGGCCTGCGCTGGGAGATGCATATCGGCATGGAGGAGGCGGAGGAGCGCGCGCGCATCGCGGAAGCCACCGCCATCATCACGCGCATGATCGGCACGCCGCCGCTCGGCTGGTACACGCGCTATGCGCCGAGCCTGCACACGCGCCGCCTGCTGGCCGAGGCCGGCTACCTCTATGACAGCGACGCCTATGACGACGAGCTGCCCTATTGGCGCGACCTGCGCGGCACGCCGCGCCTCATCCTGCCCTACAACCTCGCGCATAATGACGTGCGCTTCCAGCGCACCGCGCTGACCACGGGCGAGGAGTTCTTCCAATACATCAAGGGGGCCGTGGAGCTTCTGCTGACAGAACCGAAGGGGCGCATGCTCAGCGTGGGCCTGCACAACCGCATCATCGCCCATCCGGGGCGCGCGGCGGGGCTGGCGAAGCTGCTCGACTGGGTGGCGACGCAGCCGCAGGTCTGGGTCTGCCGGCGGGGGGACATCGCGCGGCACTGGATCGCGCATCACGCGCCGTGA
- a CDS encoding alpha-hydroxy acid oxidase — MSTRIAQRALCLDDFETMSRRHLPRPIFGYVAGATERNAALADSARAFTEYGFVPRVLRDVSQRSTKATIFNREWAAPFGIAPMGLSALAAYRGDIVLTEGAKAANIPMILSGSSLIRMEEVIAANPDTWFQAYLPGDATRVEALVDRVAAAGFGTLLLTVDTAVLPNRENNVRNGFSTPLRPSLRLALDGITHPMWSINTFLKTWRLHGMPHFENSFAERGAPILASNVLRDFTARDHLNWEHLALIRRRWPGWLIVKGVMHPEDAARAAAEGADGVIVSNHGGRQLDGTSAPLRVLPEIKAAAPNITVMLDGGIRRGTDVMKALALGADFVFVGRPMLHAAAVAGREGVDRAISLLLGELERNMALLGVNSLAELTPECLIRVGGP; from the coding sequence ATGAGCACCCGCATCGCCCAACGCGCCCTTTGCCTCGATGATTTCGAGACCATGTCGCGGCGCCATCTGCCGCGCCCCATCTTCGGCTACGTCGCCGGCGCCACCGAGCGCAATGCGGCCCTGGCCGATAGCGCGCGGGCCTTCACCGAATACGGCTTCGTGCCGCGCGTGCTGCGGGATGTCTCCCAGCGCAGCACCAAGGCCACCATCTTCAACCGCGAATGGGCCGCCCCCTTCGGCATCGCGCCCATGGGCCTTTCCGCGCTCGCCGCCTATCGCGGCGACATCGTGCTGACCGAGGGCGCGAAGGCCGCCAATATCCCGATGATCCTCTCCGGCTCCTCACTGATCCGGATGGAGGAGGTCATCGCGGCCAACCCGGACACCTGGTTCCAGGCCTATCTCCCGGGCGATGCCACGCGCGTCGAGGCGCTGGTGGACCGCGTGGCGGCGGCGGGCTTCGGCACGCTGCTTCTGACGGTGGACACGGCGGTGCTGCCCAACCGCGAGAACAATGTCCGCAACGGCTTCTCCACGCCGCTGCGCCCCTCGCTGCGGCTGGCGCTGGACGGCATCACGCACCCGATGTGGTCCATCAACACCTTCCTCAAGACGTGGCGCCTGCACGGCATGCCGCATTTCGAGAACAGCTTCGCCGAGCGCGGCGCGCCCATCCTCGCCAGCAACGTGCTGCGCGACTTCACCGCGCGGGATCACCTGAACTGGGAACATCTGGCGCTGATCCGCCGGCGCTGGCCGGGCTGGCTGATCGTGAAGGGCGTGATGCACCCCGAGGATGCGGCCCGCGCCGCGGCCGAGGGGGCGGACGGCGTCATCGTCAGCAACCATGGCGGGCGCCAGCTGGACGGCACCTCGGCGCCCTTGCGCGTGCTGCCCGAGATCAAGGCGGCGGCGCCCAACATCACGGTGATGCTGGATGGCGGCATCCGGCGCGGGACCGATGTGATGAAGGCGCTGGCGCTGGGCGCCGACTTCGTCTTCGTCGGTCGCCCCATGCTGCATGCGGCGGCCGTGGCCGGGCGCGAGGGCGTGGACCGCGCCATCTCGCTTCTGCTGGGTGAGCTGGAGCGCAACATGGCGCTGCTCGGCGTGAACTCGCTGGCGGAGCTCACGCCCGAATGCCTGATCCGCGTGGGCGGGCCCTGA
- a CDS encoding methyl-accepting chemotaxis protein, giving the protein MIRRALEGLSVRILLGFSLGLLAMLALGFATELLMRAWARHNEAARIVQMAEAGRELFRAAAALRLERGETMTALAGPAPDPEGTRIRPRRAEAEAASTIAATALRASGLTAEAARLEQGRGQIEGLRAAVDAALRLPRDQRPQDLSRRWAEGSLSHVNTLLAITEAVEDLALGNDPAVDRLIAMRRAGWVLRSAVGDVALAISSALSAGRGWTPEEAMAALRAQGLIDAAWAQLERAAPAGPPELRAAMGTAAPMVTGALATARPPLMQTLLRGQRAEMEQAAFRDPQVAGLASVNTVPNAAFDALVAHARASKAQAAWGLFGGLALLALALLLAAGGLIATQRLVLRPLARATAAMDRLAARDLAVEIPDQERANEIGAIARAVQHFKDGLIEGERLAAEQAASQAARLARAETLSRATDGFEARVGELVGALAAAATQLEANAAAMTGTAEQSQAEAGAIARAAESSRGCIESVAAGAEELTASIGEITRQVLQSRSVVDAAVAESHRTDGVVRELAAGATRITEVVTLIRQIAAQTNLLALNATIEAARAGEAGKGFAVVAGEVKTLAEQTAKATEEIASQIGQIQAATTDAVTAIRGVAGTVTQVSEITAAIAASVERQEGATRAISGHVQEVATGTRAVTDSIGAVSGLAAATGSAAGQVHEAAGELSRYAASTQAELGRFLAEVKAA; this is encoded by the coding sequence ATGATCCGCCGCGCCCTCGAAGGCCTTTCCGTCCGTATCCTGCTGGGCTTCTCGCTGGGGCTCCTCGCGATGCTCGCCCTTGGCTTCGCCACGGAACTCCTGATGCGCGCCTGGGCCCGCCACAACGAGGCGGCACGCATCGTCCAGATGGCCGAGGCGGGGCGGGAGCTGTTTCGCGCCGCCGCGGCACTCCGGCTGGAACGCGGCGAGACCATGACCGCGCTGGCCGGCCCCGCGCCGGACCCGGAGGGCACGCGCATCCGCCCGCGCCGCGCCGAGGCGGAGGCGGCAAGCACCATCGCCGCCACCGCGCTGCGCGCCTCGGGCCTCACCGCCGAGGCGGCGCGGCTGGAGCAGGGCCGCGGCCAAATCGAGGGGCTGCGCGCCGCCGTGGATGCCGCCCTGCGCCTGCCGCGCGACCAGCGCCCGCAGGACCTCTCGCGCCGCTGGGCGGAGGGCAGCCTGTCGCATGTGAACACGCTGCTCGCCATCACCGAGGCGGTGGAGGATCTCGCCCTGGGGAACGACCCGGCGGTGGACCGGCTGATCGCCATGCGCCGCGCCGGCTGGGTGCTCCGCAGCGCCGTGGGCGACGTGGCGCTGGCCATCTCCTCGGCGCTCAGCGCCGGCCGGGGCTGGACGCCGGAGGAGGCCATGGCCGCGCTGCGGGCCCAGGGCCTGATTGATGCCGCATGGGCGCAGCTCGAACGCGCCGCCCCCGCCGGCCCGCCCGAATTGCGGGCAGCGATGGGCACCGCCGCGCCCATGGTGACCGGCGCCCTGGCCACCGCCCGGCCGCCTCTGATGCAGACCCTGCTGCGCGGCCAGCGGGCGGAGATGGAGCAGGCCGCCTTCCGCGACCCCCAGGTCGCCGGCCTCGCCAGCGTGAACACCGTGCCCAATGCCGCCTTCGATGCCCTGGTGGCGCATGCCCGCGCCAGCAAGGCGCAGGCCGCCTGGGGCCTGTTCGGCGGCCTCGCCCTGCTGGCTCTGGCGCTGCTGCTGGCGGCGGGCGGGCTGATCGCCACGCAGCGCCTGGTGCTGCGCCCGCTGGCCCGCGCCACCGCGGCGATGGACCGCCTCGCCGCGCGCGACCTCGCCGTCGAGATCCCGGACCAGGAGCGCGCGAATGAGATCGGCGCCATCGCCCGCGCCGTGCAGCACTTCAAGGACGGGCTGATCGAGGGCGAGCGCCTGGCCGCCGAGCAGGCCGCGAGCCAGGCCGCCCGCCTCGCCCGCGCCGAGACGCTGAGCCGCGCGACCGACGGCTTCGAGGCGCGGGTCGGCGAACTGGTCGGCGCGCTGGCCGCCGCCGCGACGCAGCTGGAGGCCAATGCCGCCGCCATGACCGGCACGGCCGAGCAGAGCCAGGCCGAGGCCGGCGCCATCGCCCGCGCCGCCGAAAGCAGCCGCGGCTGCATCGAGAGCGTGGCGGCCGGCGCGGAGGAACTCACCGCCTCCATCGGCGAGATCACGCGCCAGGTGCTGCAGTCCCGCAGCGTCGTGGATGCCGCCGTGGCCGAGAGCCACCGCACCGACGGCGTGGTGCGGGAGCTGGCCGCCGGTGCCACGCGCATCACCGAGGTGGTGACGCTGATCCGCCAGATCGCCGCGCAGACCAACCTGCTGGCGCTCAACGCGACGATCGAGGCCGCCCGCGCGGGCGAGGCCGGCAAGGGCTTCGCCGTCGTCGCCGGCGAGGTGAAGACCCTGGCCGAGCAGACGGCCAAGGCGACGGAGGAGATCGCCTCGCAGATCGGCCAGATCCAGGCCGCGACGACGGATGCGGTGACCGCGATCCGCGGCGTCGCCGGCACGGTGACGCAGGTGAGCGAGATCACCGCCGCCATCGCCGCCTCGGTCGAGCGGCAGGAGGGGGCGACGCGCGCCATCAGCGGCCATGTGCAGGAAGTGGCCACCGGCACGCGCGCGGTGACCGACAGCATCGGCGCCGTGAGCGGCCTCGCCGCCGCCACCGGCAGCGCGGCGGGCCAGGTGCACGAGGCGGCGGGCGAATTGTCGCGCTACGCGGCCTCGACCCAGGCGGAGCTGGGCCGCTTCCTCGCGGAGGTGAAGGCCGCCTGA
- a CDS encoding tripartite tricarboxylate transporter substrate binding protein, translated as MTTRRSLLAAPALLALPPQPQAQAQGETWRPDRPLTMIVAFAAGGGTDLAARTIARFMERDLGQSVVVMNRPGAGGEIGFTELARARPDGLTIGFINTPHIVTLPIERRTRFRLEDFTLIGNIVDDPGGIWVRADSPINDFAALLAAARAQPETIGYGTTGVGSDDHLAMLALERKSGARFLHVPFGGSAQVKQNLMSRAIPVAVMNVAEGIAEMRQGVLKPLAQMGTSRWAPLAEVPTLRELGFDVVEGSMRGMAAPAGLPPEVQARLALSVQRTVADSDFQAAATQQNLPLRFLAPPEYLAELTALRRNYQALWDQHPWRE; from the coding sequence ATGACGACCCGCCGCAGCCTGCTTGCCGCCCCCGCCCTGCTGGCCCTTCCGCCCCAGCCTCAGGCCCAGGCCCAAGGGGAAACCTGGCGGCCCGATCGCCCGCTCACCATGATCGTCGCCTTCGCGGCCGGTGGCGGCACCGACCTCGCGGCCCGCACCATCGCCCGGTTCATGGAGCGCGACCTCGGCCAGTCCGTGGTGGTGATGAACCGCCCCGGCGCGGGCGGCGAGATCGGCTTCACCGAACTCGCCCGGGCGCGGCCGGATGGGCTGACGATCGGCTTCATCAACACGCCCCACATCGTGACCCTGCCGATCGAGCGCCGCACGCGCTTCCGGCTCGAGGATTTCACGCTGATCGGCAACATCGTGGACGATCCGGGCGGCATCTGGGTGCGCGCCGATTCGCCGATCAACGATTTCGCCGCCCTGCTCGCCGCCGCCCGCGCCCAGCCCGAGACCATCGGCTATGGCACCACCGGCGTCGGCTCCGATGACCACCTGGCCATGCTGGCGCTGGAGCGGAAATCCGGCGCGCGCTTCCTGCACGTGCCCTTCGGCGGCTCGGCCCAGGTCAAGCAGAACCTCATGTCCCGCGCGATTCCCGTGGCCGTGATGAACGTGGCCGAGGGCATCGCCGAGATGCGCCAGGGCGTGCTGAAGCCGCTGGCGCAGATGGGCACCAGCCGCTGGGCGCCGCTGGCCGAGGTGCCGACGCTGCGCGAACTGGGCTTCGACGTGGTGGAGGGCTCGATGCGCGGCATGGCCGCGCCGGCCGGCCTGCCGCCCGAGGTGCAGGCGCGCCTCGCCCTCTCGGTGCAGCGCACCGTGGCCGACAGCGATTTCCAGGCCGCCGCCACGCAGCAGAACCTGCCGCTGCGCTTCCTGGCGCCCCCGGAATACCTGGCCGAGCTCACCGCGCTCCGGCGGAACTACCAGGCGCTGTGGGACCAGCATCCCTGGCGCGAATAG
- a CDS encoding alpha/beta hydrolase — protein MPEVMFAGPDGRLEGRYHHAKRPNAPVALLLHPHPLHGGTMNNRVVHSLYGKFQAMGFSVLRFNFRGVGKSQGRYDGGIGEISDAAAALDFLQTVNPNASMLWAAGYSFGSYVGMQLLMRRPEMGGFISISAPASHYDFGFLAPCPCSGLILHGEEDELVPVNSVQKLVDKLNTQKGVTIDYRTIPNAGHVFTPEQVETISGMAEDHVLSVLNRSRMALAAD, from the coding sequence GGCCCGATGGCCGCCTCGAAGGCCGCTATCACCACGCCAAGCGCCCCAACGCCCCCGTCGCGCTGCTGCTCCATCCCCACCCGCTGCATGGCGGGACGATGAACAACCGCGTGGTCCACAGCCTCTACGGCAAGTTCCAGGCGATGGGCTTCTCGGTCCTCCGCTTCAACTTCCGTGGCGTCGGCAAGAGCCAGGGCCGCTACGACGGCGGCATCGGCGAGATCAGCGACGCCGCGGCGGCGCTCGATTTCCTGCAGACGGTGAACCCCAACGCCTCGATGCTCTGGGCCGCCGGGTATTCCTTCGGCTCCTATGTCGGCATGCAGTTGCTGATGCGCCGGCCCGAGATGGGCGGCTTCATCTCCATCAGCGCGCCGGCCAGCCATTATGATTTCGGCTTCCTCGCCCCCTGCCCCTGCTCGGGCTTGATCCTGCATGGCGAGGAGGATGAGCTGGTTCCGGTGAACAGCGTGCAGAAGCTGGTGGACAAGCTGAACACCCAGAAGGGCGTCACCATCGACTACCGCACCATCCCCAATGCCGGCCATGTCTTCACGCCGGAGCAGGTGGAAACCATCAGCGGCATGGCCGAGGACCACGTCCTCTCCGTGCTGAACCGCAGCCGGATGGCGCTCGCCGCCGACTGA